Within Thermococcus indicus, the genomic segment CCTCTGCGTGCAAATCTGCCCCGGTCTGGCCTTCTTCATGGTGCACTACGTGGGCGACAAGGCGAGGATAACGATGCCCCACGAGCTCCTTCCGGTTCCCGAGAAGGGCGAGGAGGTCGTTCTCCTCAACAGGGTCGGCGAGCCGGTCGGGAAGGGAAGGGTGCTCACCGTCGTGCCGAGGGAGAAGAGCAAAGGCGATACTCCGATAATCATCGTCGAGGTGCCGATAGAGCTGGCCTGGGACGTCAGGGCTGTTAAGGTGGTGAGAGAATGAGCGGAAAGAAAATCGTCTGCCGCTGTAACGACGTCACCGTTGAAGATGTCGAAGCGCTAATCGATTCCGGCGTCACGGACATCGAGGAACTGAAACGGCTCCTCCGCATAGGAATGGGTCCCTGCCAAGGGAGGACCTGCATTCCCATAGTGCTCTCGATCCTCGCAAGGAAGACCGGGAGGAGGCAGGAGGAGATACCGCTTCCAAGGGCAAGGGTTCCGATTCGGCCCGTTCGCGTAGAGGTCATAGTGGGTGGTGCCGATGAGTAAAATCGCCGTAATCGGCGGGGGAATAATAGGCGTGGCAACGGCCTACGAGCTGGCCAAGCTCGGGGAAGATGTCATCCTCTTCGAGAAGAACTACTTCGGCTCCGGCTCG encodes:
- a CDS encoding 4Fe-4S dicluster domain-containing protein, which translates into the protein MSEIPSYLRTGYITPEELEKFIPMPSEERLRKRPVAVPECPQEIPCAPCREICPTGAISMPTPNDLPIVDYEECIGCSLCVQICPGLAFFMVHYVGDKARITMPHELLPVPEKGEEVVLLNRVGEPVGKGRVLTVVPREKSKGDTPIIIVEVPIELAWDVRAVKVVRE
- a CDS encoding (2Fe-2S)-binding protein, which gives rise to MSGKKIVCRCNDVTVEDVEALIDSGVTDIEELKRLLRIGMGPCQGRTCIPIVLSILARKTGRRQEEIPLPRARVPIRPVRVEVIVGGADE